From the Saccharomyces paradoxus chromosome XIV, complete sequence genome, one window contains:
- the WSC2 gene encoding Wsc2p, giving the protein MYLQLIHRSFIVVWLICIRAALADQFTYKACYAASDIRKLGLTYKGVYEYQSVSYCENECPGQAVVALFNGTGCYCGGSVSQLQSLTQLDSSKCDVTCAGWPYQNCGGSSAMNVYINNAASTADPTSSTSTSTSSTKTSSSTSVNSKTSTKSDTKTSTSSSATQSSSSSSITSTTTSSSETTSSSSSTSTSTTSTSISTTSTTSSTTSSTFASSSSETSSTLTTSSSTASSSSSTSTATVTSALSSTSIGTSTHYTTRVVTQSVVSQANQEASTIFITRTSVYAAVSSTPSSTSTSLNGKSNSSKSKGLSGGAIAGVVVGVVCGTLALLALAIFFFVWKKRRQSSQHVDLEETKQYQPYSLGDADANPVIPPSTSSSNWHIPSRNNTALSKNTASTFATYDLPTRVPGGRDSVITGDAHNINKRSHFPSVVYEEPPSIYNGNQRFSATSLPDMMEERQLHIVNPDNVSSNIGSNVSDGDDDYDDAKDSNNSSLR; this is encoded by the coding sequence ATGTACCTACAACTCATACACAGATCTTTCATCGTCGTGTGGCTCATATGTATACGAGCCGCGTTGGCTGATCAATTCACATATAAAGCTTGCTATGCAGCTAGTGACATACGAAAATTGGGGCTGACTTATAAGGGCGTTTACGAGTATCAATCGGTTTCCTACTGTGAAAACGAATGCCCTGGCCAGGCTGTCGTTGctcttttcaatggtaCAGGTTGCTACTGTGGTGGTTCCGTATCTCAGTTACAGTCTTTGACGCAGCTAGATTCCAGCAAATGTGACGTTACGTGTGCTGGTTGGCCCTACCAAAATTGTGGTGGTTCTTCTGCAATGAATGTTTATATCAATAACGCTGCCTCTACCGCGGACCCAACTTCATCTACTTCAACTTCAACATCGTCAACAAAAACTTCATCAAGCACAAGTGTTAATTCAAAAACGTCCACGAAATCGGACACGAAAACCTCAACTAGTTCTTCTGCTACACAATCATCCTCTTCCTCATCTATAACCTCCACTACTACTTCCTCTTCAGAGACAACCtcctcttcctcctctACTAGTACTTCTACTACCTCCACTAGTATTTCCACTACTTCTACTACTTCTTCTACTACCTCTAGTACTTTTGCCTCTTCCAGTTCAGAAACGTCCTCTACGCTGacaacttcttcatccactgcgtcatcttcatcctcaACTTCAACAGCAACGGTTACCTCCGCCCTCTCATCCACTTCAATAGGTACTTCTACGCATTACACTACCCGCGTGGTGACGCAGTCCGTGGTTTCTCAAGCTAACCAAGAAGCAAGCACGATCTTTATCACAAGGACCTCCGTTTATGCAGCAGTTTCATCTACACCATCCTCTACTAGCACTTCCCTAAACGGGAAGTCAAACTCTTCCAAGAGTAAAGGATTGAGTGGTGGTGCCATCGCAGGTGTAGTAGTAGGCGTCGTTTGTGGTACACTTGCCTTGTTGGCACTGGccatattcttttttgtatgGAAGAAACGTCGCCAATCTTCTCAACACGTGGACTTGGAGGAGACAAAACAGTACCAGCCGTACTCATTGGGTGATGCTGACGCTAACCCTGTTATTCCTCCGTCTACTTCAAGCTCCAACTGGCACATACCCTCTAGAAATAATACAGCATTGTCAAAGAATACAGCGTCTACTTTTGCCACTTACGATCTGCCGACAAGGGTCCCGGGCGGCAGGGATTCTGTCATTACTGGTGATGCACATAAcatcaacaaaagaagTCACTTTCCTTCGGTGGTGTACGAGGAACCTCCTTCGATCTATAACGGAAACCAAAGATTCAGTGCTACTTCATTGCCCGATATGATGGAAGAAAGACAACTACACATTGTCAATCCCGATAATGTGAGTTCGAATATTGGCAGCAATGTCTCagatggtgatgatgattatgATGATGCAAAGGATTCCAATAATAGTTCTTTGCGCTGA
- the POP3 gene encoding Pop3p (Subunit of both RNase MRP and nuclear RNase P~similar to YNL282W), with protein sequence MSGSLKSLDKKIAKRKQVYKPVLDNPFTNEAHMWPRVHDQPLIWQLLQSSILNKLAHIQSKEDYPWELYTDFNEIVQYLSGDYGNSDPVCLFVCNKDPDVPLVLLQQIPLLCYMAPMAVKLVQLPKSAMDTLKSISKYGMLLLRCDDRIDRKFVSQIQKNVDPLQFPWLNAVKYRPTSVKLLKTTVPIVSKKRQK encoded by the coding sequence ATGTCCGGGTCATTAAAGTCTCTAGACAAGAAAATAGCTAAAAGAAAGCAGGTTTATAAACCTGTGCTTGACAATCCGTTTACAAACGAAGCACATATGTGGCCGCGCGTGCACGATCAGCCATTGATCTGGCAGCTGCTGCAGTCCTCTATTTTGAATAAGTTGGCACACATTCAATCAAAGGAAGACTACCCCTGGGAGTTGTATACAgatttcaatgaaattgtGCAGTATCTCAGCGGCGATTACGGGAACAGCGACCCGGTGTGTCTTTTTGTGTGCAATAAAGACCCCGATGTACCCCTTGTGCTCTTGCAGCAAATCCCTCTACTATGCTATATGGCACCCATGGCCGTTAAGCTGGTGCAGCTGCCCAAAAGTGCCATGGATACCCTCAAGTCAATCTCTAAATATGGGATGTTGTTGCTGCGGTGCGACGACAGGATAGACAGGAAATTTGTGTCGCAAATTCAGAAGAACGTCGATCCGCTCCAGTTCCCCTGGCTAAATGCTGTGAAATATCGACCCACATCTGTCAAGCTGTTGAAAACTACAGTACCCATTGTCTCGAAGAAGAGGCAGAAGTAG
- the HCH1 gene encoding Hch1p (Heat shock protein regulator~similar to YNL281W) has product MVVLNPNNWHWVDKNTLPWSKDYLNGKLTSLSTVSSDGKSIIELTQVSSITGDSNVSQRKGKPICYFDLQLSMNVKVTNLDTNKDNEDDDGILADGKLEIPEFMHDESDFPILSQGFDAFDGLVRSEFVPKVVETLLKYQDDLIEEHSKDIQI; this is encoded by the coding sequence ATGGTTGTCTTGAATCCAAACAACTGGCACTGGGTGGATAAAAACACCTTACCTTGGTCTAAGGACTACTTGAATGGTAAATTAACGAGTTTATCCACTGTTTCCTCTGATGGGAAGAGCATAATCGAGTTAACTCAAGTGAGTAGCATCACTGGTGACTCTAACGTATCTCAAAGGAAAGGCAAGCCGATTTGCTACTTTGATTTACAGTTATCGATGAACGTCAAAGTGACAAATTTAGATACTAATAAGGACAACGAAGACGATGACGGCATACTTGCGGACGGGAAACTAGAAATTCCAGAGTTTATGCATGATGAATCTGATTTCCCAATTTTGTCGCAAGGTTTTGATGCGTTCGATGGATTGGTTAGATCTGAATTTGTCCCTAAAGTAGTGGAGACGCTACTAAAATACCAAGATGACTTGATTGAAGAACACTCAAAGGATATACAAATTTGA